From Toxorhynchites rutilus septentrionalis strain SRP chromosome 2, ASM2978413v1, whole genome shotgun sequence, a single genomic window includes:
- the LOC129771541 gene encoding transient receptor potential channel pyrexia-like, whose product MKNPDPAEKPATFKQSRIVRGTSVFGNGIVPLTLTARSKTLSAEARWQNDPEMMTGGAFPGVDFEYMKVGPSPPAESAPNLYDSYEEPSPDVTSLLCGETIRTSLLEQIRNASGRTTLLEDVENCATNGGNVREVYQGSSKIEKNISFLWAAYLNRLEILEGLIDSGAEVMFYDCNGLTALHLSSFSNSVSCTNYLIEKGVEVNVQPKWFSPLHCAALGNSIETTKILINNGSNLNIYTNKPDCQESLLHCAVRSNSLGCVQLLIAEGLSVNMLDQNGSSPIHLAADLGHTQCLQALLESPEADPNMKVQFKDKETTALHLAADEGNLECITLLLSKGADSKAKNHRGFTPLHLAARAASVESVEALLRIGNADPNTADADHRTPLHAAVGKSDLALDILDILISWGANVNHKDVYGFTALHLAALDGLAHCVEILLFHGADVTTKSKKGTTALNVITRKTPSSLAVINHKLDAAIALTHSHDSSNREVELELDFRSILQHCHPREISYLNTFVDEGQKEILQHPLCSAFLYIKWGKIRKYYIARLLFCFTFVLFLTLYVLTALAHNCYNGSKDMKETIQEQELCQKQSILGDMLRNNPFVMEMQWMVLVAITIVEICRKIYGITGYTSFRHYVTQAENAIEWFIIVSVFVISYIYTKRTYTWQNHIGAFAVLLGWTNLMLMIGQLPVFGAYVAMYRKVQVEFAKLFMAYSCMLIGFTISFCVIFPSSSSFANPFMGFITVLVMMTGEQDLELLINDPDGKDPPFLLEISAQITFVLFLLFVTVILMNLLIGIAVHDIQGLKKTAGLSKLVRQTKLISYIESALFNGWLPNWLRSLLHYTALVSPQAYRVVLSVKPLNPGEKRLPRDIMMAAYEVAKQRKHFGHTALNRNTAVSFINLKTKFEANDRSADSDCGFETASICTLTNKIDENAEKIELLKNEIRDLRTSLQKNQHVLEQLLCILTDKQQHQSRKCLAEN is encoded by the exons ATGAAGAATCCGGATCCCGCAGAAAAACCCGCTACTTTCAAGCAAAGTCGGATCGTACGGGGAACTAGTGTTTTCGGTAATGGGATTGTACCTTTAACTTTAACCGCTAG GTCTAAAACGTTATCGGCTGAAGCACGTTGGCAAAACGATCCAGAAATGATGACCGGTGGAGCTTTTCCTGGAGTAGATTTCGAATACATGAAAGTGGGACCTTCACCTCCGGCAGAAAGTGCTCCCAATCTATACGACAGTTATGAAGAGCCTAGTCCAGACGTTACATCTTTATTGTGTGGTGAAACAATACGCACCTCACTGCTAGAGCAAATCCGCAATGCCTCGGGAAGAACTACTTTATTGGAGGATGTTGAAAATTGTGCCACCAATGGCGGTAATGTCCGGGAGGTGTATCAAGGATCatcaaaaatagagaaaaatattAGTTTTCTTTGGGCAGCATATCTAAATCGTTTGGAAATACTCGAAGGACTTATCGATAGTGGAGCTGAGGTGATGTTTTATGACTGCAATGGACTGACTGCGCTCCATTTAAGCTCGTTCAGCAACAGTGTTAGCTGCACCAATTATTTGATAGAGAAAGGCGTTGAAGTCAACGTGCAACCCAAGTGGTTCAGTCCACTGCATTGTGCAGCACTTGGAAATTCTATTGAGACaacaaaaatattgattaaCAATGGTTCAAACTTGAATATTTATACAAACAAACCCGACTGTCAAGAATCATTACTACACTGTGCGGTGCGTTCAAACTCGTTGGGGTGTGTGCAGTTACTAATAGCAGAGGGATTGAGTGTGAATATGTTAGATCAAAATGGAAGTAGTCCCATCCATTTAGCAGCAGATTTAGGTCACACCCAATGTTTACAAGCGTTACTCGAAAGCCCGGAAGCCGATCCTAACATGAAAGTACAATTTAAAGATAAAGAAACTACTGCGTTACATTTGGCTGCAGATGAGGGAAATTTAGAATGCATAACTTTGCTTCTATCAAAGGGGGCTGATTCTAAGGCGAAAAACCATCGGGGATTCACACCCCTACActtggctgcgcgtgctgccagtgtggagagCGTAGAAGCGTTATTAAGAATAGGAAATGCTGATCCTAATACAGCGGATGCAGATCATCGCACTCCACTGCATGCGGCAGTCGGCAAATCTGATTTAGCTTTAGACATACTGGATATACTGATATCATGGGGTGCTAATGTAAATCACAAGGATGTGTATGGATTTACCGCTTTACATTTGGCTGCTCTAGACGGATTAGCACACTGCGTGGAAATACTTTTATTTCATGGGGCAGATGTAACtacaaaatcgaaaaaaggaACTACTGCTTTGAATGTTATAACTAGAAAAACGCCGTCATCTCTGGCAGTAATCAATCATAAGCTCGATGCCGCAATAGCACTAACCCATTCGCACGATTCTTCCAATCGGGAAGTTGAATTGGAGTTAGACTTTCGTAGTATCCTTCAACATTGTCATCCACGCGAGATCAGTTATTTGAATACGTTTGTTGATGAGGGCCAAAAAGAAATTTTACAACATCCCTTGTGCTCAGCATTTCTATACATAAAATGggggaaaataagaaaatattaTATAGCTCGACTGTTGTTTTGCTTCACATTCGTGCTCTTTTTAACACTGTATGTATTGACAGCATTGGCACACAATTGCtacaatggaagtaaagatatGAAAGAAACAATTCAAGAACAGGAACTATGTcagaaacaatcaattttaggCGATATGCTCCGCAATAATCCATTCGTAATGGAAATGCAATGGATGGTTTTGGTTGCGATCACTATAGTTGAAATTTGTCGGAAAATATACGGAATCACCGGTTATACATCATTTCGCCACTATGTCACACAGGCAGAAAACGCTATTGAATGGTTTATTATTGTAAGCGTTTTTGTTATTTCATACATTTACACGAAACGTACATACACATGGCAGAACCACATTGGTGCATTCGCTGTGCTACTCGGCTGGACCAATTTGATGCTCATGATAGGGCAGCTACCTGTATTTGGGGCGTATGTCGCGATGTACCGCAAAGTACAGGTGGAGTTTGCAAAATTATTCATGGCATACTCATGTATGCTGATTGGCTTCACAATAAgcttttgtgtgatttttccgTCCTCATCATCGTTTGCCAATCCGTTCATGGGTTTTATCACCGTGCTAGTAATGATGACTGGTGAACAGGATTTAGAACTTTTAATCAACGATCCCGATGGCAAGGATCCGCCCTTTCTACTAGAAATTAGCGCACAAATAACATTTGTACTGTTTCTGTTGTTTGTCACGGTTATCTTAATGAATCTTCTAATTGGAATTGCTGTTCATGACATACAAGGCTTAAAGAAAACTGCTGGGCTATCGAAGTTAGTTCGACAAACAAAGCTTATATCATACATTGAATCGGCACTATTCAATGGATGGTTACCGAACTGGCTGCGAAGTCTATTACATTACACCGCATTAGTATCACCACAAGCATACCGCGTTGTATTGAGTGTGAAACCATTGAATCCGGGAGAAAAACGTCTACCTAGAGATATCATGATGGCAGCGTATGAGGTTGCTAAACAACGAAAACATTTCGGTCATACCGCATTGAACAGGAACACTGCGGTTTCATTTATTAATTTGAAAACCAAATTTGAAGCAAACGATCGTTCAGCAGATTCAGATTGTGGATTTGAAACTGCGAGTATATGTACATTAACAAACAAAATCGACGAAAAcgctgaaaaaatcgaattattgaaaaatgaaatccgTGACTTGAGAACCAGTCTGCAAAAGAATCAACATGTGCTTGAACAATTACTCTGCATTTTGACGGATAAACAACAACATCAATCGCGGAAATGTTTAGCAGAGAATTGA